The Lathyrus oleraceus cultivar Zhongwan6 chromosome 5, CAAS_Psat_ZW6_1.0, whole genome shotgun sequence genome includes the window tatatccatcataaacctccacaccggtctcccacaaaatctttaaatcttcgattaagggcttcaagtacacgtctatgtcattccctggttgtttaggtccagaaatcaacatagacaacatcatgtacttacgcttcatacatagccattgaggtaggttataaatcataataatcacaagccatgtactgtgtgagatactctggttaccgtgtgggttcattccatcagtagataatgccaagcgaaggtttcttgattcttctccaaattcaggataatcattatcaattttcaaccactgtggtgaatctgccggatgtcgatactttccatctataattctttcatctgcatgccaggtcaagtgtcttgaatcggtttcactatgaaacatgcgtctaaatctcggaataacaggaaaataccacaagacttttgctggagacaacttgttcttatatcgcgagacaccgcatttaggacactcatttaacgatgcatactcatttcgaaacaaaacgcaatcgtttggacatgcatgtatcctatcatagctcatgccaatagagcacaacatctttttggtctcatatgttcgattgggaagaacattatcctcaggaagcatatctttcaaaagggctaataactctgtgaaacttttatccgaccatccattgcccgcctttaagttgtacaactttaataccgcagacaatcttgtgaatttagtgcaaccatcatacaaaggtttctctgcatcacttaccaacctctcaaacatttcgggacaatccttaagatctccttcaagtgcttctgcaatctcttcaactcgatcacaatcgtatgtatctgcgccactatagtttgaggcataggtcgtactatcccccagttcaacattctcgttacttttctcaccatgcaaattccaacatgtataacttcgatcaattccatgcctcattagatgcgatgtcaactgaactgcgtcaacccgtttcccataacaacaacccaagcaaggacatatcattctactggggtcttcggcgtgcgcaacggcaaacttaacgaattctgataccccattctcgtactctctcgacaatcgattggaagacatccatgtattatccattactaattagaataaacaaaaaacaatttcaaaaGAGAAACCAAgaatgggatgagacaaaacaatttcgctttattgagttagtctctgtgcagggcattcatgtctccatttactctatcaaataacatccatacctaaacttcttaagttactagctacgctatgtatgctagaataaatacactcataagctgcatagtgtacctttgattggtagaaggtgttttagatattgctgcctgAATAGTAAATAATTTGaaacttttttagggttttacaAAATGTTGTTAAACTACAATCTAAGCCGCGAAATCAAAGGTTTCTAATGTCTCTATAATGCAACCATAACCGAACCCTAACAACagtctttgaatgtgattcatagcgatatcaaattcagcaatttaaaaaccaaccgtcaattgcctaataaacccaaactatttaaatgactatgaatattgaaactttacagggttaaccaacaaatgtgattcatagcgatatcaaattccgcaatttaaaaaccaaccgtcacttgcctaataaacccaaactatttaaatgactatgaatattgaaacttcACAGGGTTAACCAACAAATGAGTCAATAATAAATCATAAAATTTCATTTTTTGTCTTCATCATTAATTTTgatggtcgaaacaaacgtagcatatacaacaataacataaaactgaaatggggcaaagctaaaataaagcaatagtgcaagtaataatgtatgctagaataaatacactcataagctgcatagtgtacctttgattggtagcaagaggaaacgtcgtagatctaacagaggtggaatgagaacgccttagaagtagcgaaaatcgtagcagtgagaaccctaacgtgaaaaagaacgaaaataacagagagtgaaataacaaaacgcgtagtatgttataattttaatatttactaaatgggaccttagagggcgcttgtggaaaaaaagcgccctctaaagggggcctaagagggcgcttatgaaagcgctctctaaggctttccagaagcgctttataaactggaaatgcacatggacttatagagcgcttctttaaaagcgccctctaagggtaaccttagagggcgctttctaaaaagtgtcatgtattgttgtccctctatctcctccttattttttctcttcaccttagaggacgctttattacaaaagcgccctctaaagtgcgctgtctattgctccttgttttttcatttcactttagagagcgcttttgtaataaagcgccctctaaggtgcgctgtctattccagttttttGCGTAGTGGTTGCGGTTTTGTAAAAAGTCACTGTAAGAGAAAGtaaaacataataaataaatttattcataaaatttgacCGTGACTCAAAAAcaaataaattatatatattgAGGATGAAAGATGTATCTCCAAAAATTAAAGAATATTTTTGAATTTTCGTCTAATATCTAAAAAAACATATTGGGCACGTTAAGGAATTCTCTATCTACCAATAATATTTATTacttttaaaaatattttgtcaaatatctttttatttaaaattaacaaaaataaataaataaaataatttgaAGAAAAGCAAGAAAgatttttaaataataaatacaTGTTAAAATTACTATAGATTCCCATCGGTGCTGTCTTGTTCATCTTACAAAACAACAATAATCCAATTCCAAGGTCAACTCTTATGGCGGAAGTGGCTGTGTCATTAGTTATTGACCAACTACTACCGCTCTTAAGGGAAGAAGTCAACCTGTTTAGAGGTATTCACAAGGAGTTTGCTGATATTAAAGATGAACTTGAAAGTATTCAAGCGTTCCTTAAGGATGCTGATAAAAAATCTGCAACAACGGAAGGAGTCAAAACATGGGTGAAGCAAGTTAGAGAAGCAGCTTTTCGCATTGAAGATATCATTGATGAGTATATGATTCAGGTGGGACAGCAGCCTCGTGTTCCTGGCTTTTGATCTTTACTCCATAAACTCAAGACTATTCTCTCTCGGCGTCGAATAGCCTCTGAGATTCAAGACATTAAGTCATATGTTCAAGGGATCAAGGAAAGAAGTGAAAGATATGGCTTCCAACGTTCTCTTGAACATGGACCAAGCAATTCTAGGGAGATCGGGAATTCTAAATGGCATCACCCTCGATTGGCTGCTCTTTACATGGAAGAATCTGAAGTTCTGGGCTTTGAAGAGCCAAGGAAAAGATTGATTGATTGGATGGTAAAGGGAAGGGATGAGCGCACTGTAGTTTCTGTGGTAGGAATGGGAGGGCAAGGAAAAACCACTCTTGCTAAGAAAGTTTTTGACAGCAAGGATCTAGTCCGCCACTTCGATTCTCGTGTTTGGATCACAGTCTCTCAATCATATAATGTTGAAGACTTGTTGAGGGAGATGCTGATAAAGTTTTCCAAAGAAAAAGGAGACGGTGCTCCTAGGGATATTTCTCAAATGGATCGAGGGTCATTGACCGAACAAGTGCGAAACTACTTGCACCAAAAGAGGTACATCGTTGTGTTTGATGATGTTTGGAGTGTACATTTTTGGGATGATATTCAATTTGCTGTAATTGATAATAAAAAAGGAAGTAGGATATTTATCACAACTAGGAACCAAAATGTTGTGGTTTCTTGTAAAATATCTTCTTTCACTGAAATGCTTGAATTGCAACCTCTAACTCAAGAACAATCTCTAGAGCTGTTCAATAAGAAGGCATTCAAATTTGACTATGACGGGTGCTGTCCAAAAGAGCTTACTGCTATAGCCAATGAAATTGTTCAAAAATGTAATGGCTTACCACTAGCAATTGTTGCCATTGGTGGTCTTTTGTCTACAAGAGAGAAAACTGGGTTTGAGTGGCATAGATTTAGAGAAAACCTGAGTTTAGAGCTAAAGAAAGATGCAAATTTAATTGGGATAAAAGAAATTCTTGGTTTAAGCTATGATGATTTGCCTTATTATCTCAAGTCATGCTTGTTGTATTTTGCAATATATCCGGAAGATTATGTGGTTAGATCAAAGACTGTGATTCGTCATTGGATAGCGGAAGGGTTTGTGAAGGAGGAAAGGGGGAAGACATTGGAAGAAGTAGCAGAAGGATATTTGACAGAGCTAATCCATAGAAACTTGGTGCAAGTATCCTCGCTTAGATATGATGGTAAGGTTAAATGCTGTCGTGTTCATGATCTAATACGCGATATGATTCTTGAAATCAATGAGAATTTAAATTTTTGCAAGCATATTAGTGTTGATGGACAATCAAACTTAAGTGGAATTGTTCGACGCTTGTTAGTAACTACCGAATTAAGAACGGGTCTTGATGATTTAAATTTGCATATTGAAAGGTTGCATGTTCGGTCATTGTTTTTTTTTAGCAATGATCAAGTAAGTTTCATGCATTTTTGGAGAATCCCTAAGAAATTCAGGTTATTGAAGGTTCTTGATTATGAACATGTGCGATTAGTCCATCCTCCTCATGAGGTTGGAAGTTTGATCCATTTGAAGTATTTAAAGCTCAATTATTTAACAAAAATTAAACTTCCAAAATCCATTGGCATGCTCCAGAACCTAGAGACCTTAGATGCAAGACATGCATATACCCTTCAGTTGCCGAAAGAGATTAGCAAGCTTAGAAAGCTAAGACATCTTATTGGCTACCGAATATCTTTAATTCATTTAAAGAAAGGTATTGGAGAGATGACATCCCTACAAACGTTTCGTAATGTTGATTTAAATATGGATGGAGCTGCAGAGGTAATAAAAGAGTTAGGAAAGCTGAAACAGATGAGGGATTTGGGGTTGCGTAATGTTCATGAGGAAGATGGAAGCATTCTGTCTTCTTCAATCAATGAAATGCAACACTTGGAGAAACTAAATGTTAAATCCATTGGTTTGGATTTGATTTCTGCACCAACTATGCTTCGAAAACTTTCACTTGTTGGGAGGTTAAAGAAGTTGCCAAAGTTGATTCCAGAGCATCAGAATCTTGTTGTGTTGAGGTTAAAGAAGTCCTATTTATCCGAAGATCCAATACAATCAATAAAAAGTTTGCAGCACTTGTTGATCCTCTCACTTAGCCACTTTGCTTATGAAGGTTCACATTTGCATTTTGAAGATGGAGGGTTTCAGAAACTAAAGGAACTGTATGTTGAGGATTTGTTTCATTTGAGAGTTATTATTATTGAAAGAGGAGCTCTTCCTTCTCTGAAAAAGCTTCAGTTACTCTCGCTCTTCAATCTCAAGAATTTACCCAAAGGAATCCTACACCTAGAAAAGCTTGACGTTCTGAATGCTGAGCAGGGCATTTATACTGAGGATTTGAGTTGGATCACGGAGCATATGCCGACTGTTAAAATAAATTATTATGTTACTTAAGTCCAAGGTGTGCCTTTTCTTCCTAAACTTTCTAATACTTATTGTTTTCCATAACCATGAGAATAGTTATTGTTCAGTAATCCAAATACATGATTTATTATTTTAACTCGGCATCACCAAATATGAATACTATTTTGGATCCTCAAAGGCAATTGATATCGATAATTTTCCTGTGATTTGGTGGGTGTCAGGTCGGGCTTCAACTTCGCATGCAATGGCAATTCAGATTCTCCATAGATTGTTTTATTGCATCACTTTGGGACTTTTGTTCCTCAATAAAAAATTATAACTATGTTCTTTAGTAATAttaatgacattccaaacaacttgCATGCAATGGTAATATTAGTAATTTTATTTCCAAGAGAAAACTtattctaaatgacattccaaacaactttcatgttgatacctagatctagttttgcttggaaaatcattttctatgttgaaacattataggttattttgtctaaaccctaatttgaaagtcaacttcccaaggccataacttgctcaatttttataagatgaaatatttccaagttgcacaatcaaattaaatgtgtctacttcaactttgatgtttagagtgggagctaactcaacttttttgagcatgtgatatgaggctacattataggtcacttttgacctataccattgatcaagtgatttttccaaacttcaaaaatgaataactctatcgTTTCAAATACAAATGATATGAAATttgttaccattttgaaggtctttgagagatctgcaactttgatgaagacacttttctcatttgaagctcctataaaaagttaagcaaggtggaatattgagacatatggcttgacacttagaaaaaatttgatatgtcaaaaatttccaaacttccacctcaaatttatccaagttccaagctccaaacgaaaaagtgttgaacatcaaatttgttcctcttgatctcacctttccaaagagctcaaatgcattcattttggataagaaatgcataggctgcacatggcttaaacaagctgatatcatttggcattgatcaatcttcaagcatcaatgtacatgtgccttgcaatccaagcctacttcaacacatctgatcttcaattatggacctcaagctatcatttcatgggcctatgcacaCTCATGCAGCATTACATcacatttgccaaatttggaaagtgaaagagagtgtgcaaatatcacatgattcagctataaatagagcttcaattgctcagaaatgaagacacaattgcgccagctttgatcccccattgcaAACCCTCATTTCTCATaggataagcctgataaattcatttgaatttgagcttgaatctccactgttttggaattcaattctccaggaatccattgcttctaaaccacttaatccttctcctgcaagcaagtagagtgagtccaagcataagcaagatcaagatccatcgagttcagacctccattgaaggtaattttcagaaattttaaactcttcgattctctcaaattcttgctcaattctattaattctttggttgtctgaagttaccaatgtaggcaagaagattaagttactttgaggtcaaatcgaagaaactcagttcatgtacctcaaatttcaactccacatatctctcaatatatttggaattggaataaatgaatgtcagattcgagctcagtgccattttctctttaatatcatgtccttgtttttctttttggtgatggttcatcttgaccagtccggtgaggtccaccggagaagatgaccggagttctggctccggcgatgacttggccAACCTCTGAACCACGTGATCCTCCTCTcacgttttaatcctgagcgttggtGTTGATTACCATATTTGCCACGCAGTTGACTCATGTCCATGTGGAACGCgcattttggatcatcagatctgctacctcaattaatgaggaagatctgatggtccacatattttagaatttctgtatttttgttttaattgcattttcttcaataattcatattaaattcaatattgatctaaaaaatatgggactttcaccaaaaaaattcaaatatttttctctttcatattctgaattaaaattattttttggataattattaatatttttcatgaattaattgatttttaattcgtttttaattgcttaaaaatatttttaaatgtccaaaaattatgatttttttttctcTAAGGCCCTTTGGCCctgtttgacctatgataaatctcatggtcatttctttggtgttttgatgagattttaggaatttgacaaaacatatttgatttaaatgcattattttattatttttaattgaataaatgccaattaaattttgttgaccatttgtatggacttgtttgagtttgcttattgttgttgggccttggtcaaggttgatttgaatttgtcaagttaatataattgaatttaggggattgatggaatgtacattccatctcccaaaatgaatgaatgatattaatttggtaaaagtcctcctttgaccaatttgtgatctcattcctctccttcccacttcatctcattcctcttcttatttcattcatttcatttggcctatgacatctcaaagtcctaatgctagttgatagaaaaattgacatgagtatggatgagattatgccacaccttttgcatattctttttgtgtgtgacatgtttcatgagcatagtccattatactatgtctctaacatgcatttacaccaaaattctattgcccggcctcaaatagttgtgacttctacataagtccaattacgattgcttaacatagcgctaaatttgtgacataaaaggcataagcattctagttagtgagattgtaagtctcccctctttcatggtattgtgtggaaacttggccttctttccttcctttggaagatgttttggttcaaggatccatgcttgtgataagtgggttgagtgttctccaaagaatgtcttgaaatcaaaagcaaaacaaaactaacctctaacctactaactattgacttttaatttcaagtttttactttaatgcaatttacttttagcactttatttcatttgccattgtacatatcattctaattgtttatgttaatgtaattttcactttgtccatttggaccatattgtgtgatatattttgtttgtgttatcttgtttgcttgtgtggtctttgacca containing:
- the LOC127080769 gene encoding disease resistance protein RPM1 — its product is MAEVAVSLVIDQLLPLLREEVNLFRGIHKEFADIKDELESIQAFLKDADKKSATTEGVKTWVKQVREAAFRIEDIIDEYMIQTILSRRRIASEIQDIKSYVQGIKERSERYGFQRSLEHGPSNSREIGNSKWHHPRLAALYMEESEVLGFEEPRKRLIDWMVKGRDERTVVSVVGMGGQGKTTLAKKVFDSKDLVRHFDSRVWITVSQSYNVEDLLREMLIKFSKEKGDGAPRDISQMDRGSLTEQVRNYLHQKRYIVVFDDVWSVHFWDDIQFAVIDNKKGSRIFITTRNQNVVVSCKISSFTEMLELQPLTQEQSLELFNKKAFKFDYDGCCPKELTAIANEIVQKCNGLPLAIVAIGGLLSTREKTGFEWHRFRENLSLELKKDANLIGIKEILGLSYDDLPYYLKSCLLYFAIYPEDYVVRSKTVIRHWIAEGFVKEERGKTLEEVAEGYLTELIHRNLVQVSSLRYDGKVKCCRVHDLIRDMILEINENLNFCKHISVDGQSNLSGIVRRLLVTTELRTGLDDLNLHIERLHVRSLFFFSNDQVSFMHFWRIPKKFRLLKVLDYEHVRLVHPPHEVGSLIHLKYLKLNYLTKIKLPKSIGMLQNLETLDARHAYTLQLPKEISKLRKLRHLIGYRISLIHLKKGIGEMTSLQTFRNVDLNMDGAAEVIKELGKLKQMRDLGLRNVHEEDGSILSSSINEMQHLEKLNVKSIGLDLISAPTMLRKLSLVGRLKKLPKLIPEHQNLVVLRLKKSYLSEDPIQSIKSLQHLLILSLSHFAYEGSHLHFEDGGFQKLKELYVEDLFHLRVIIIERGALPSLKKLQLLSLFNLKNLPKGILHLEKLDVLNAEQGIYTEDLSWITEHMPTVKINYYVT